A single Pseudomonas sp. DC1.2 DNA region contains:
- a CDS encoding nucleoside-diphosphate sugar epimerase/dehydratase — MDRIKSFLLALPRRQKRLLQVVTDVVLVWAALWMAFVVRLGVDEMFNPFKVHLWLFLFAPLIAIPLFIRFGMYRAVMRYFGNDALVAIIKAVTLSSLILALVVYWYSNHESVVPRSIVFNYWWLSLVIIGGLRLCMRQYFMGDWFNASQHVPFTNRDDGLTKVAIYGAGVAGNQLVAALRMGRVMRPVAFIDDDPSIADRSIAGLQVYKPKHMQQMIDETGAQEILLALPSSTRARRREILTILERFPLHIRSVPNFTDLASGRVKVEDIQEVDIADLLGRDSVPAQPDLLERCIKGKTVMVTGAGGSIGSELCRQIFSLGASTLLLFEHSEFNLYSILSELEQRGCRESMPVKLLPILGSIRHQEKLLDVMKAWRVDTVYHAAAYKHVPMVEHNIAEGVLNNVIGTLNTAQAALQSGVSNFVLISTDKAVRPTNVMGSTKRLAELSLQALSREIAPVLFGDKANVSRVNKTRFTMVRFGNVLGSSGSVIPLFHRQIKTGGPLTVTHPKITRYFMTIPEAAQLVIQAGSMGQGGDVFVLDMGEPVKIVELAEKMIHLSGLSIRSEKNPQGDISIEFTGLRPGEKLYEELLIGDNVSATQHPMIMCANEDHLPWEVLKERLTELLSAVDQDDYSRVRQLLRETVSGYSPDGEIVDWIYQERRLEP, encoded by the coding sequence ATGGACAGGATAAAGTCGTTTTTGTTGGCGCTACCCCGCCGACAGAAGAGATTGTTGCAGGTCGTCACAGACGTCGTCTTGGTATGGGCAGCGCTGTGGATGGCCTTTGTCGTTCGATTGGGTGTTGATGAGATGTTCAACCCTTTCAAGGTGCACCTCTGGTTGTTCCTATTCGCACCCTTGATAGCGATTCCTCTTTTCATCCGATTCGGTATGTATCGCGCTGTGATGCGTTACTTCGGCAACGACGCTCTTGTCGCCATCATTAAGGCCGTCACCCTCTCATCGCTGATTCTGGCGCTCGTCGTCTACTGGTATAGCAATCATGAGTCGGTGGTACCGCGTTCTATTGTCTTTAACTACTGGTGGCTTAGCCTCGTCATCATCGGCGGCCTGCGCTTGTGCATGCGTCAATACTTCATGGGCGACTGGTTCAATGCCTCCCAACATGTACCGTTCACTAACCGAGATGATGGCCTTACCAAGGTCGCCATTTACGGTGCAGGGGTGGCCGGCAACCAGCTTGTAGCGGCACTTCGTATGGGGCGAGTGATGCGTCCCGTGGCATTTATAGATGATGATCCAAGCATTGCAGATCGTTCGATCGCAGGCCTGCAGGTCTACAAACCCAAACACATGCAGCAGATGATCGATGAAACAGGCGCGCAGGAAATCCTCCTGGCTCTGCCGTCATCTACCCGCGCACGACGTCGCGAGATTCTAACTATTTTGGAACGTTTCCCGCTTCACATAAGAAGCGTTCCGAACTTCACCGACCTGGCCAGCGGCCGCGTAAAAGTCGAAGATATCCAGGAGGTGGACATTGCCGATTTGCTGGGTCGCGACTCGGTGCCTGCACAACCGGACTTGCTTGAGCGCTGTATCAAGGGCAAGACAGTGATGGTGACGGGGGCTGGCGGGTCGATCGGTTCAGAGCTTTGCCGTCAGATATTCTCACTTGGCGCGTCCACTCTTTTGCTGTTCGAGCACAGTGAGTTCAATCTCTACAGCATTCTCTCCGAGTTGGAGCAACGAGGCTGTCGCGAGTCGATGCCGGTCAAGCTGCTCCCCATCCTGGGCTCAATCCGCCATCAGGAAAAACTCCTCGACGTGATGAAAGCCTGGCGCGTAGATACCGTCTACCACGCTGCGGCTTACAAGCACGTCCCAATGGTCGAGCACAACATTGCCGAAGGCGTTCTGAACAATGTCATCGGAACGCTTAACACTGCTCAGGCGGCGTTGCAGTCGGGTGTTTCCAACTTTGTGCTGATTTCCACTGACAAGGCTGTCCGTCCCACTAATGTGATGGGCAGCACCAAGCGTCTCGCCGAGTTGAGCCTTCAGGCGCTTAGCCGCGAGATTGCTCCTGTCTTGTTCGGCGACAAGGCTAACGTGTCTCGTGTAAACAAAACCCGTTTTACTATGGTTCGCTTCGGCAATGTGTTGGGCTCTTCGGGTTCCGTCATCCCGCTTTTTCATCGTCAAATCAAAACTGGCGGTCCGTTGACCGTTACCCATCCCAAAATCACTCGTTATTTTATGACCATTCCCGAAGCCGCGCAGTTAGTGATCCAGGCCGGCTCGATGGGCCAAGGAGGGGATGTGTTCGTGCTAGATATGGGCGAGCCGGTGAAGATTGTCGAGCTGGCTGAGAAGATGATCCACCTTTCCGGCTTGAGCATTCGTTCTGAGAAGAATCCTCAGGGGGATATCTCGATCGAATTCACTGGCTTGCGGCCAGGCGAGAAACTTTATGAAGAGTTGCTGATTGGCGACAACGTTTCGGCGACTCAACATCCGATGATCATGTGCGCCAATGAAGACCATTTACCTTGGGAGGTTCTCAAGGAGCGCTTGACCGAGTTATTGAGTGCCGTTGATCAAGACGATTACTCCCGAGTCCGCCAACTCCTGCGCGAAACCGTCAGTGGCTATTCCCCCGACGGCGAAATCGTCGACTGGATCTACCAGGAACGTCGCCTCGAACCCTGA
- a CDS encoding glycosyltransferase family 2 protein, whose protein sequence is MNGAFSWVYMNSQVLSICAVVVTYHPDLENLKVLLASLTGQVAEIVVVDNGSPESLESFVVSQRLINNVAVLSLGENLGIGYAQNVGIDYARNAGASYVAFFDQDSCPESNMIERLHTSAVELQLTGVRLAAVAPSYKDTQGGALSSFVRLGIFGFKRTACVEGAGLVEADFLISSGSLIPMSVIEDVGKMDSSLFIDHVDTEWCFRAKSKGYRLFGVCNAVMLHTLGDRRVRVWFLRWRTVPYHSPFRYYYMFRNSILLQRRSYMPLGWKLADINRCLSVFLFFGIFSSSRSVCLKMMWRGLRDGMIGVTGKIK, encoded by the coding sequence ATGAATGGCGCGTTTAGTTGGGTTTATATGAATAGTCAAGTTTTATCGATCTGTGCTGTAGTAGTAACCTACCATCCAGATCTGGAGAATTTAAAGGTTCTGCTTGCCTCATTGACGGGGCAGGTCGCGGAGATTGTTGTCGTCGATAACGGCTCTCCTGAATCTTTAGAAAGTTTTGTGGTGTCGCAGAGGCTTATCAATAATGTTGCTGTTTTAAGTCTTGGCGAAAATTTGGGAATCGGTTACGCCCAAAACGTTGGTATCGATTATGCTCGAAACGCTGGCGCCTCCTATGTTGCATTTTTTGATCAGGATAGTTGCCCTGAGTCAAATATGATTGAAAGGCTTCACACCTCTGCAGTTGAGTTACAGCTTACGGGGGTGCGTTTGGCTGCGGTTGCACCCTCCTATAAAGATACTCAAGGTGGGGCATTGTCGAGCTTTGTGCGCCTCGGTATTTTTGGTTTTAAGCGGACGGCTTGTGTCGAAGGGGCAGGCTTAGTCGAGGCAGACTTTCTTATCTCTTCTGGGTCGTTAATTCCCATGTCCGTTATTGAGGATGTGGGTAAAATGGATTCCAGCTTGTTTATAGATCATGTCGATACAGAATGGTGCTTTCGTGCCAAGTCAAAAGGCTATAGGCTTTTTGGAGTATGTAACGCAGTAATGCTCCACACGCTTGGAGATCGGAGAGTAAGAGTCTGGTTCTTACGTTGGCGGACTGTTCCTTATCATTCCCCGTTTCGCTATTACTATATGTTTAGAAACAGCATTTTGCTCCAGCGTAGATCTTACATGCCGTTGGGTTGGAAACTGGCTGACATAAACCGATGCCTTAGCGTTTTTTTGTTTTTTGGGATCTTCTCTTCGTCGCGAAGTGTTTGCTTGAAGATGATGTGGCGAGGCCTGCGGGACGGAATGATTGGAGTGACGGGTAAAATCAAATGA
- the tnpB gene encoding IS66 family insertion sequence element accessory protein TnpB (TnpB, as the term is used for proteins encoded by IS66 family insertion elements, is considered an accessory protein, since TnpC, encoded by a neighboring gene, is a DDE family transposase.) has product MMRPDAKVEKVYLYPKPVDFRKSIDGLAALVELCIKVAVFDPVLFVFLNKPRNRVKILYWERNGFCLWLKRLESERFKTSPDAGDEAICPHCSGVQLDARRFRPLAKPSSSGFGAAICGLIRYDPGHGFRARKTS; this is encoded by the coding sequence ATGATGCGACCCGATGCAAAAGTCGAAAAAGTCTATCTGTATCCAAAGCCAGTCGACTTCCGAAAATCCATCGATGGGCTTGCTGCGTTGGTCGAGCTGTGCATTAAGGTCGCCGTGTTTGACCCCGTGCTCTTCGTCTTCCTCAACAAGCCGCGCAACCGCGTGAAGATTTTGTATTGGGAGCGTAACGGCTTCTGCCTTTGGCTCAAACGTCTGGAGTCCGAGCGATTTAAAACATCACCCGATGCTGGCGACGAGGCGATTTGTCCTCACTGTTCAGGAGTTCAACTGGATGCTCGACGGTTTCGACCTCTGGCGAAACCGTCCTCATCAGGTTTTGGCGCCGCGATTTGTGGCTTGATTCGCTATGATCCAGGGCATGGATTCCGTGCCCGAAAAACTTCCTGA
- a CDS encoding GtrA family protein: MAVKQFAFFLVSGGVAAGLNWGSRFLFSVFFQFEIAVILAFLVGLLSGFILMRLFVFDGAGKPLAPQVGKYVAVNLLALGQTLIISIVCARWLFPAMGIVQHAEALAHLAGVLLPVVSSYFGHKLLTFR, from the coding sequence GTGGCGGTTAAACAGTTTGCTTTCTTCCTCGTTAGCGGTGGTGTTGCTGCTGGATTGAACTGGGGATCGCGCTTTCTCTTTTCTGTGTTTTTTCAGTTTGAGATCGCGGTCATCCTGGCGTTTCTCGTTGGCTTGCTTTCCGGATTCATCCTGATGCGCCTGTTTGTTTTTGACGGTGCTGGCAAGCCACTGGCTCCGCAAGTCGGGAAGTACGTTGCCGTAAACTTACTGGCGTTAGGTCAAACCCTTATTATTAGCATTGTCTGTGCTCGTTGGCTTTTTCCAGCGATGGGCATTGTTCAACATGCTGAAGCCTTGGCTCATTTGGCGGGTGTATTGCTACCTGTGGTTAGCAGCTATTTTGGGCACAAGCTTTTGACGTTTCGATAA
- a CDS encoding class I SAM-dependent methyltransferase, which produces MDTRSTDLQEEYQKRFEGADQYRDAVWKILCNEFFSKYINKNSVLLDLGAGWGEFSRNIQAEKKYAMDLNPDCGTRVAGHSTFLHQDCSMTWPIEDGSLDVVFTSNFLEHLPSKDLVDKTLREAFRCLKPGGKIICMGPNIKFVPGAYWDYWDHYIPITEESMAEALSLKGFNVVRKVDRFLPYTMSGGRNAPLIAIRLYLKMAFAWRFFGKQFLVIAEKS; this is translated from the coding sequence ATGGATACGCGTTCGACGGATTTGCAGGAAGAGTATCAAAAGCGTTTTGAAGGTGCAGACCAATACCGTGACGCTGTTTGGAAAATACTCTGCAATGAGTTTTTTTCGAAGTACATCAATAAAAATAGTGTTCTGCTGGATTTGGGCGCGGGTTGGGGTGAGTTTTCGCGGAATATCCAGGCTGAAAAGAAATATGCGATGGACTTGAACCCTGATTGCGGAACACGAGTGGCTGGTCACTCTACGTTTCTGCATCAGGACTGCTCAATGACATGGCCTATCGAAGATGGCTCACTGGATGTTGTGTTCACCAGTAATTTTCTCGAGCACTTGCCTAGCAAGGATTTGGTCGACAAAACCCTTCGTGAGGCTTTCCGTTGCTTGAAACCTGGCGGAAAGATCATTTGTATGGGGCCAAACATTAAGTTCGTCCCTGGTGCGTATTGGGACTATTGGGATCACTATATTCCGATTACCGAAGAATCGATGGCTGAGGCGCTTTCTCTGAAGGGATTCAACGTGGTCAGAAAGGTTGATCGCTTCCTTCCTTACACGATGTCTGGCGGCAGAAATGCTCCGCTGATTGCTATCCGTCTTTATCTAAAAATGGCTTTCGCATGGAGATTCTTCGGCAAGCAATTTTTAGTCATTGCAGAGAAGTCATAA
- a CDS encoding NAD(P)/FAD-dependent oxidoreductase — MGQRIAVLGAGPMGLAVAYQLALDGHQPVLFEADDRVGGMTACFDFNGLEIERYYHFHCISDHDFLQVLEELGLADRMRWVETKMGYWYQNRLQAWGNPVALLKFRGLSLMAKFRYGLHAFLSTKRKDWRPLDNVEAAGWIRRWVGDEAWEILWRRLFDYKFYNYAHGLSAAWIWSRIRRIGRSRYSLFREKLGYLEGGSTTLLQGLKSAIEAAGGEIRLKTPVEKVFIEGGAVTGVQIAGQLEVFDKVISTVPLPYVPQLMPDLPADVLAKFAATKNIAVVCVIAKLKKPVTENFWLNTNDPEMDIPGLVEYSNLRPLDQHVVYVPFYVPGEHPMFAEPDEAFLGKVRSYLKKINPLLSDDDFIDIRASRYRYAQPICDPGYLDKLPPVALPVKGLWVADTSYYYPEDRGISESIGFGRQMAKSAVS; from the coding sequence ATGGGACAGCGGATAGCAGTATTGGGAGCGGGGCCAATGGGGCTTGCTGTCGCGTATCAATTGGCACTGGACGGTCACCAGCCAGTGCTGTTTGAGGCCGATGATCGCGTGGGAGGCATGACCGCGTGTTTCGATTTTAATGGGCTGGAGATCGAGCGCTATTATCACTTCCACTGCATTTCCGATCATGACTTCCTGCAGGTGCTTGAGGAGTTAGGTCTGGCCGACCGGATGCGTTGGGTCGAAACCAAAATGGGCTACTGGTACCAGAACCGTTTGCAGGCCTGGGGCAACCCAGTGGCGCTGCTCAAGTTCCGCGGTTTGAGTCTGATGGCCAAGTTCCGCTACGGCTTGCACGCATTCCTCTCTACTAAACGTAAAGACTGGCGACCGCTCGATAACGTAGAGGCCGCAGGCTGGATTCGGCGCTGGGTGGGGGATGAAGCATGGGAGATTCTTTGGCGTAGGCTATTTGACTATAAGTTCTATAATTACGCTCATGGTTTGTCTGCTGCGTGGATATGGAGCCGTATTCGCCGTATAGGCCGCTCCCGTTACAGCCTGTTCCGCGAGAAGCTCGGTTATCTTGAAGGCGGCTCAACAACTTTGTTGCAAGGGCTTAAGAGCGCCATTGAGGCCGCTGGCGGCGAGATTCGGCTAAAAACTCCGGTGGAAAAAGTATTCATTGAGGGCGGTGCTGTTACCGGTGTGCAGATTGCTGGTCAGCTAGAGGTATTCGACAAAGTCATTAGTACCGTGCCGCTACCCTATGTGCCACAGCTGATGCCGGATCTGCCAGCTGATGTGTTGGCTAAATTTGCAGCCACTAAAAATATCGCTGTGGTCTGTGTAATCGCCAAGCTGAAGAAGCCGGTTACCGAGAATTTCTGGCTGAACACCAACGACCCTGAGATGGATATTCCCGGGTTGGTTGAATACAGCAACCTCCGCCCGCTTGATCAACATGTTGTGTATGTGCCTTTTTACGTGCCCGGCGAGCATCCGATGTTTGCTGAGCCTGACGAGGCTTTTTTGGGCAAAGTGCGTAGTTATTTGAAAAAGATCAATCCGTTGCTAAGCGATGATGACTTCATCGATATCCGCGCAAGTCGTTATCGTTATGCACAGCCTATTTGTGATCCCGGATACCTCGATAAACTTCCCCCGGTTGCATTACCAGTAAAAGGATTGTGGGTCGCTGATACCTCCTATTACTATCCAGAGGATAGAGGTATTTCGGAAAGTATTGGCTTTGGCCGCCAAATGGCGAAGAGTGCAGTTTCTTAA
- a CDS encoding NAD-dependent epimerase/dehydratase family protein, with translation MINSKVVLPGGAGLVGQNLVARLKAKGYSDILVLDKHKANIDVLKRVQPDITVEYADLAEPGDWQRHFVGADVVVMLQAQIGGNDYQEFVRNNVDSTRLILEAIKLNNVPYLVHISSSVVESDADDFYTKTKDDQEKMVLESGIPCPILRPTLMFGWFDRKHLGWLSRFMAKVPVFPVPADGRYMRQPLYVGDFSNIIISCLENRVRDGVYNISGHEKVDYIDIIREIKRATHANAMILRIPYGLFYALLWVWGLFDNNPPFTTQQLAALSAKDEFEVIDWPGIFGVPCTSFKAAIDETFNDPRYSGVVLEF, from the coding sequence ATGATTAATAGTAAGGTTGTTCTTCCGGGTGGTGCAGGCCTGGTTGGCCAGAATTTGGTTGCACGATTAAAGGCAAAAGGTTATTCCGATATTCTCGTCTTAGACAAGCATAAAGCGAATATCGATGTGCTAAAGCGCGTGCAACCAGATATTACTGTGGAGTACGCAGATCTCGCGGAGCCGGGTGATTGGCAGCGGCACTTTGTAGGTGCCGACGTAGTGGTGATGTTACAAGCACAAATTGGCGGTAATGATTACCAAGAGTTCGTGCGTAATAACGTTGACTCTACTCGCCTGATACTTGAAGCCATAAAGCTCAACAATGTGCCTTATCTGGTGCATATCAGTTCCTCCGTAGTGGAGTCTGATGCTGATGATTTTTATACCAAGACCAAGGATGACCAAGAAAAGATGGTGCTAGAGAGTGGCATTCCCTGCCCGATCTTGCGCCCGACGTTGATGTTTGGCTGGTTCGACCGCAAGCACTTGGGTTGGCTATCACGTTTTATGGCCAAGGTACCGGTATTCCCTGTGCCTGCTGACGGTCGCTACATGCGTCAACCGCTCTATGTCGGAGATTTTTCCAATATCATCATAAGCTGCTTAGAGAACCGTGTGCGCGATGGTGTCTACAACATATCCGGGCATGAAAAGGTCGACTACATCGATATCATCCGCGAGATAAAGCGCGCGACTCATGCCAATGCGATGATTTTGCGGATCCCGTATGGCCTGTTTTATGCGTTGTTATGGGTCTGGGGTTTGTTTGATAATAACCCGCCGTTCACCACTCAGCAGCTGGCAGCCTTGAGCGCCAAGGATGAGTTTGAGGTGATCGACTGGCCTGGAATTTTCGGTGTGCCTTGCACCTCGTTTAAAGCCGCCATTGACGAAACGTTTAACGACCCGCGGTACAGCGGCGTGGTGCTGGAGTTCTAA
- a CDS encoding SDR family NAD(P)-dependent oxidoreductase yields the protein MSKKIVIVGATSSIAEHCARLWITEGVSELILVVRDAVKAEPIAIDLRVRSPNTVVSVRTTEFLDSAAITEFVQEVSASACPDIVLIAHGSLPDQQICQQDLNAGREALELNAISPVLFAEAFAAQFAKAGKGTLAIIGSVAGDRGRKSNYVYGAAKGLVTRYAQGLQHRFAGTNVKVVLIKPGPTDTPMTAHLKGEGAKLANVGDVAQQIVSGVASGQPVIYAPGRWAVIMMVIRHLPRFIFNRMNI from the coding sequence TTGAGCAAGAAAATCGTAATTGTTGGCGCAACGTCTTCGATAGCTGAGCATTGCGCACGCCTCTGGATCACCGAGGGTGTATCGGAACTTATTTTGGTTGTTAGAGATGCAGTAAAGGCCGAACCGATAGCAATAGACTTGCGCGTGCGCTCGCCAAATACTGTTGTGTCCGTGCGCACAACCGAGTTTCTTGATTCCGCGGCGATCACTGAGTTCGTCCAGGAAGTGAGCGCTTCGGCGTGCCCAGACATCGTCCTGATCGCCCACGGTTCTTTGCCGGATCAGCAAATTTGTCAGCAAGACCTGAACGCAGGGCGAGAAGCGCTGGAGCTTAATGCGATTTCCCCAGTGCTATTTGCTGAAGCATTTGCAGCCCAGTTCGCCAAGGCGGGTAAAGGCACTTTGGCGATTATTGGTTCTGTAGCGGGCGATAGAGGGCGCAAGTCCAACTATGTGTATGGCGCAGCCAAGGGGTTGGTAACGCGTTATGCACAAGGGCTGCAGCACCGTTTTGCCGGCACCAACGTCAAGGTCGTTTTAATCAAGCCTGGTCCAACTGACACGCCGATGACTGCTCATCTCAAAGGTGAAGGTGCAAAACTGGCAAACGTCGGGGATGTAGCACAACAAATAGTTTCCGGTGTTGCCTCCGGTCAGCCCGTTATTTATGCTCCGGGAAGGTGGGCTGTAATTATGATGGTTATTCGACACCTTCCGCGATTTATATTTAACAGGATGAATATATGA
- a CDS encoding FAD-binding oxidoreductase → MTDVGSWGRLGKFPHTVQPVATRKRLLLEPGKQGLAYGNGRSYGDVCLNPDGVLWTTSGLDHLITFDAETGVLECEAGTLLRDIQRTFVPRGWMLPVTPGTQLLSVGGAIANDVHGKNHHVMGTFGDQVLALQLLRTNGEVIDCGHTERSEWFTATVGGMGLTGVVTQARLQLRRVTGPWLETENVPYANLNDFFEVADDSESGWEHTVSWIDCVSRKGARGIFMRGNHTNAVQGPKAKTRQITVPFAPPVSLVNRLTLKPFNIAYYQLQAYKRGRSLAHYESFFYPLDNVLEWNRVYGPRGFYQYQSVVPRDVGQDAVSAMLKEIARSGDGSFLAVLKTFADRQPVGMMSFPQPGLTLALDFPNHGAQTHALFARLDAIVSEAGGRIYMAKDARMPRELFESGYPRLNEFLNYRDPGISSSMSRRLMGY, encoded by the coding sequence ATGACCGACGTTGGCTCTTGGGGAAGGCTGGGGAAATTCCCGCACACGGTTCAACCTGTTGCTACTCGAAAGCGGCTGTTACTTGAACCCGGAAAACAGGGGCTGGCTTACGGTAATGGCAGAAGTTATGGCGACGTCTGTTTAAATCCTGACGGTGTGCTCTGGACCACCAGCGGTCTCGATCATTTGATTACTTTTGATGCTGAGACTGGCGTACTTGAGTGCGAGGCCGGGACGCTATTAAGAGATATTCAGCGCACCTTCGTACCTCGTGGGTGGATGTTACCTGTAACCCCTGGTACTCAATTGCTCAGCGTAGGCGGCGCGATTGCCAACGATGTGCACGGAAAAAACCATCACGTGATGGGCACATTCGGTGACCAAGTGCTCGCACTGCAGCTATTGCGCACCAATGGTGAAGTTATCGATTGCGGACACACAGAGCGCTCCGAGTGGTTTACTGCAACGGTAGGAGGGATGGGACTTACAGGCGTAGTCACACAAGCTCGCCTCCAATTGCGGCGAGTCACCGGGCCGTGGTTGGAAACCGAAAATGTGCCCTATGCCAATTTGAATGACTTTTTTGAGGTTGCCGACGATTCGGAGTCCGGCTGGGAGCACACAGTTTCGTGGATCGATTGTGTTTCCCGCAAGGGCGCGCGCGGCATCTTTATGCGCGGCAACCACACTAATGCTGTACAGGGGCCTAAGGCCAAGACCCGACAAATAACGGTGCCTTTCGCGCCTCCCGTGTCGTTGGTAAATCGCCTGACGTTGAAGCCGTTCAACATCGCCTATTACCAGCTACAGGCGTACAAGCGTGGCAGGTCACTTGCGCATTACGAGTCGTTTTTCTATCCCCTGGATAACGTACTTGAGTGGAACCGGGTATACGGCCCGCGTGGATTCTACCAATACCAAAGCGTGGTTCCGCGGGATGTCGGACAAGACGCGGTTAGCGCCATGTTGAAAGAGATCGCGCGTTCCGGGGATGGTTCGTTTCTTGCTGTATTGAAGACCTTCGCTGACCGGCAGCCAGTAGGGATGATGAGTTTCCCTCAACCAGGCTTGACCTTGGCGCTGGATTTCCCGAACCATGGGGCTCAGACTCACGCGTTGTTTGCGCGTCTTGATGCAATCGTAAGCGAGGCAGGCGGGCGTATTTACATGGCTAAAGATGCGCGCATGCCACGCGAGTTATTTGAGTCCGGTTATCCACGGCTAAACGAATTTTTGAATTACCGCGACCCGGGCATCAGCTCGTCTATGTCACGTCGCTTAATGGGGTACTAG
- a CDS encoding UbiA family prenyltransferase — protein MEFLSRTLNDGCAVINMKNNACSVPLCIDLDGTLIHSDMLHESVLGLIKADPLSLFRLPFWLVKGKAEMKQQIAERTEFDPSSLPYNLDFLAWLREQHTAGRRLILCTASDRSIANPIAQHLGFFDEVLASDGLVNLAGTNKAKALVERFGEQGFDYAGNSGADLKVWERARRAIVVNASNELQNDASACAEVERVFAGMSSGVTTWSKLLRVHQWLKNGLLAVPLFAAHGVTDGGAWLSLLLAFVAFSLCASSVYIANDLLDLESDRQHPRKSKRPFAAGLVPAWKGVLLGPVLLVVSLLIATLVSPGFLTWLSVYFVLTCIYSFKLKQLVLVDCLTLAILYTLRIVAGAAAVGMVLSFWLLAFSVFLFLSLAFVKRFAELQMQLLHGKHKAHGRGYFTDDAPLIQMLGIASGFSSVLVLALYLNSVDVLRLYQNPEWVWGNVPVMLFWISWVWLRAHRGEMHDDPLVFAVKDKASIAAGAFFVLFITVGAGGWS, from the coding sequence GTGGAGTTTTTATCCCGTACTCTTAACGATGGTTGTGCAGTTATAAATATGAAAAATAATGCATGTTCAGTCCCGCTTTGTATTGATCTCGACGGAACACTCATACATTCCGATATGCTTCACGAGAGTGTCCTTGGGTTGATCAAGGCAGACCCGCTATCGCTGTTTCGTTTGCCTTTCTGGTTGGTCAAGGGCAAGGCAGAAATGAAGCAGCAGATAGCCGAGCGGACGGAGTTTGATCCCTCGTCGTTGCCCTACAACCTGGACTTTCTTGCCTGGTTGCGTGAGCAGCATACAGCGGGCCGCCGACTGATTCTCTGCACGGCCTCGGATCGTTCTATTGCCAATCCGATTGCGCAACATCTTGGTTTTTTTGATGAAGTACTCGCCAGTGACGGCTTGGTCAACCTTGCCGGGACGAATAAGGCAAAGGCCCTGGTTGAGCGTTTCGGTGAGCAAGGTTTTGACTATGCCGGAAACTCCGGCGCCGACTTGAAGGTCTGGGAGCGTGCGCGTCGGGCGATTGTGGTTAACGCTTCAAATGAACTGCAGAACGATGCCAGTGCTTGCGCGGAAGTGGAGCGGGTTTTTGCCGGTATGAGTTCTGGTGTAACCACGTGGAGCAAGTTGCTTCGTGTGCACCAGTGGCTGAAAAACGGTTTGCTGGCTGTTCCGCTGTTCGCTGCGCACGGTGTTACTGACGGCGGCGCCTGGTTGTCTTTGTTACTCGCTTTTGTCGCCTTCAGTCTTTGCGCGTCTTCAGTGTACATCGCCAATGACCTGTTGGATCTCGAGAGTGATCGTCAGCATCCGCGCAAAAGTAAGCGCCCCTTCGCTGCCGGCCTGGTTCCTGCCTGGAAGGGTGTGCTGTTAGGACCGGTCTTGTTGGTTGTCAGTCTGTTGATCGCGACACTGGTCAGCCCGGGCTTCCTGACGTGGTTGAGCGTGTACTTTGTACTGACATGCATCTACTCGTTCAAGCTCAAGCAGCTCGTACTTGTCGACTGCTTGACCCTCGCCATCCTCTACACGTTGCGTATCGTTGCAGGTGCTGCAGCGGTGGGTATGGTGCTCTCATTCTGGTTGTTGGCTTTTTCGGTGTTCCTGTTTTTGTCCCTGGCCTTCGTCAAGCGTTTTGCCGAGTTGCAGATGCAGTTGCTGCACGGTAAGCACAAGGCGCATGGTCGCGGATATTTCACTGATGACGCGCCACTGATTCAAATGTTGGGTATCGCTTCCGGCTTCTCGTCGGTGCTGGTATTGGCGTTGTACTTGAACAGCGTTGATGTCCTGCGCCTGTACCAGAATCCAGAATGGGTTTGGGGCAATGTCCCTGTAATGCTGTTCTGGATCAGTTGGGTCTGGTTGCGCGCGCACCGCGGGGAAATGCATGACGATCCTCTGGTTTTTGCTGTTAAAGATAAGGCTAGTATCGCAGCAGGCGCGTTCTTTGTACTATTCATTACTGTTGGCGCAGGCGGCTGGTCATGA